A window of the Dongshaea marina genome harbors these coding sequences:
- a CDS encoding DUF6701 domain-containing protein, whose amino-acid sequence MNQFRALLLTLGILGSAHAIAGTNPPPPPTGENPTFPKVAQSHSASGVLNMEPSGQIRSNFYQFKYDSTEPTPLGSTTCEERACEATGDYEQGLELDQADFPTNTATNDINIDSWLSCAWYSLFGIGQGNYDQIYITRSNCSIRIANNTKIRTLRLRNNAQATFSGQGYWIEDLDMDDARLRVSALSQLNIKVTLVARNATINTDNPSSALTFVIYNSQNTGSEPFYLVNTLANALVYVEGAALIQNSTLSGAVHTNRLSITQNGVLIDETSSEPSLILDSPSTGNCLGSHPITIRAYDAQGDLDIDYTGTVSLTVNETPSGTVTWSTQGAQGVLTPNEPNATYRFVAGDSGAAPLAFTYDKKGTVNISATASGMSGASKSIDFQATSLQFTPKTTSPHSANTDVTIEVSVLEQGECTVETAIVGSQTLSAQFDYVSENKSIPVSQLTIAGEQKPANSAKQLNLTFSSGKSEFIINYPDAGSISLSGSLTSNNYEYIGSSSLYWRPHALYISRVYDQQSTNNPGGTASSGNAFISAGTDFKVDIEAVTANCAPASGNCTTESYDSTIDPTKMSVGDISFTNIQAVSPSNVDGTLNLSGAVPTFSRGKLTAAVNYSEVGGMTLEAQSQLEFPGITSTVSGASSTIGRFYPDKLTLDAFIPTINACPAFSYLGDEDALTDASLTLKAKNKSDVIVRNYSYLRGYTKQATLKLYLLLGQTDTSNQVERLIPDSSWPNSGIIDNTLWGSGQDDQYVYSGSMGISRKITDGVLGDGPYNQAKLGLLASGGDGEQIEIPGSDDQLVVGGETTRLLGELAVPGGTAAPFWLGRINLQGVRAQRSDIDLKPMVRLEYWDGDSFEINSLDSCTVLADNLMTFNGAAKPASGGSVSLDCADIDGCDPTKTTAISYNLAPGVTRLNTCDGDYAASSTDYGLLLCSPGSLGRVKITLPLTGSSLEYLNQQSGTTSNWIDPPQVEALWGAYNRDNRIMYRKHNY is encoded by the coding sequence ATGAATCAATTTCGAGCTTTATTGCTGACTTTGGGGATCCTGGGCTCAGCTCATGCCATCGCAGGCACGAATCCTCCTCCACCTCCTACGGGAGAAAACCCAACATTTCCTAAGGTTGCGCAAAGCCATAGCGCGAGCGGTGTATTGAATATGGAGCCTTCCGGGCAGATACGCTCCAATTTTTACCAGTTTAAATATGACTCAACCGAACCCACTCCTCTGGGTTCAACAACCTGTGAAGAAAGAGCTTGTGAAGCCACCGGGGATTATGAGCAGGGCCTTGAGCTTGATCAGGCTGACTTCCCGACAAATACAGCAACAAATGATATCAATATCGATAGCTGGCTAAGCTGTGCCTGGTATAGCCTCTTTGGGATTGGTCAGGGGAATTATGATCAGATCTACATCACTCGAAGTAATTGCAGTATCCGAATCGCAAACAATACCAAAATCCGAACACTAAGATTACGAAATAATGCCCAGGCCACCTTTTCAGGACAAGGCTACTGGATTGAAGACCTTGATATGGATGACGCCAGACTGCGAGTTTCAGCCCTAAGCCAACTTAATATAAAGGTTACCCTGGTTGCCAGAAACGCGACAATCAACACCGACAACCCCAGCTCAGCTCTCACCTTCGTCATCTACAACTCACAAAATACCGGTAGTGAGCCATTTTACCTGGTCAATACATTAGCTAATGCACTGGTCTATGTTGAAGGTGCAGCTTTAATCCAAAACTCCACCCTCTCCGGGGCTGTGCATACGAATCGCCTCAGTATTACCCAAAACGGGGTGCTTATTGATGAAACATCCTCAGAGCCCAGCCTGATTCTTGACAGCCCATCGACTGGAAATTGCCTTGGGAGCCACCCCATTACAATTAGAGCCTACGATGCCCAGGGTGATCTGGATATTGACTATACGGGAACCGTTAGCCTCACAGTCAATGAAACTCCAAGCGGTACTGTGACCTGGAGCACACAGGGAGCCCAGGGTGTACTAACGCCAAATGAACCCAATGCAACCTATCGCTTTGTCGCAGGTGACTCAGGAGCGGCCCCCCTTGCCTTTACCTATGACAAAAAAGGCACAGTAAACATTTCAGCGACAGCGAGCGGCATGAGCGGTGCCAGCAAGTCAATCGACTTCCAGGCAACCTCATTGCAATTTACTCCAAAGACAACCTCGCCCCACAGTGCAAATACAGATGTCACCATAGAGGTCAGTGTATTAGAACAAGGTGAATGCACAGTAGAAACCGCAATCGTGGGCTCACAAACACTCTCGGCCCAGTTTGATTATGTCAGTGAAAACAAGAGTATCCCTGTCAGCCAGCTGACCATTGCAGGGGAGCAAAAGCCAGCAAATAGTGCAAAGCAACTTAATTTGACATTCAGCTCAGGAAAATCTGAGTTCATTATCAACTACCCCGATGCTGGAAGTATCAGCCTCAGCGGAAGTCTCACATCCAATAATTATGAATACATTGGGAGCAGCTCCCTCTACTGGAGACCCCACGCACTATACATCAGCCGGGTCTATGACCAGCAAAGCACTAATAATCCTGGTGGAACAGCCAGCTCCGGAAATGCCTTCATCTCAGCCGGCACTGACTTTAAAGTCGATATAGAAGCGGTCACAGCCAATTGTGCACCGGCCAGCGGAAACTGCACCACCGAGAGTTATGACTCCACGATAGATCCAACCAAGATGTCGGTAGGAGATATCAGTTTCACCAATATTCAGGCGGTTTCCCCATCAAATGTCGATGGAACCCTTAATCTTAGTGGTGCCGTCCCTACATTTAGTCGGGGCAAATTAACCGCAGCGGTTAATTATAGTGAAGTCGGAGGCATGACTCTTGAGGCCCAATCACAGCTCGAATTTCCCGGTATTACCAGTACGGTCAGCGGAGCCTCATCCACCATCGGCCGTTTCTATCCAGATAAACTCACCCTTGATGCCTTTATTCCCACCATCAATGCCTGCCCCGCTTTTAGTTACTTGGGAGATGAAGACGCCTTGACCGATGCAAGCCTGACTCTCAAGGCTAAGAACAAATCCGATGTTATTGTGCGCAACTATAGTTATCTGCGAGGTTACACCAAACAAGCCACCCTCAAGCTTTACCTGCTACTTGGCCAAACAGACACCAGTAATCAGGTGGAGCGCCTCATTCCGGACTCATCCTGGCCGAATAGCGGCATAATCGACAACACCTTATGGGGAAGCGGCCAGGATGACCAGTATGTCTATAGCGGTTCGATGGGGATCTCCCGAAAGATCACGGATGGAGTCTTAGGAGACGGCCCCTATAATCAGGCAAAATTAGGTCTATTGGCCTCAGGCGGTGATGGTGAGCAGATTGAGATCCCAGGCAGTGATGACCAACTGGTAGTTGGTGGCGAGACCACCCGGCTGCTGGGCGAGCTAGCCGTTCCCGGTGGGACCGCTGCACCGTTTTGGTTGGGGCGGATCAACCTTCAGGGAGTCAGGGCTCAACGGAGCGATATAGACCTTAAACCCATGGTACGTCTTGAATACTGGGATGGCGATAGTTTTGAGATCAATAGCTTAGATAGTTGTACTGTTCTTGCGGATAACCTGATGACGTTCAACGGAGCAGCAAAGCCAGCCTCGGGAGGCTCAGTGAGCCTGGACTGTGCAGATATCGATGGTTGTGACCCGACAAAAACAACAGCCATCTCTTATAACTTGGCTCCGGGAGTAACCCGACTTAATACCTGTGACGGAGATTATGCAGCAAGCTCAACCGACTACGGATTACTGTTATGCTCACCGGGTTCCCTGGGGCGAGTCAAGATCACACTCCCCCTCACGGGCAGTTCGCTGGAATATCTGAATCAGCAGTCTGGTACCACCAGCAACTGGATCGATCCACCCCAGGTTGAGGCCCTGTGGGGAGCATACAACAGGGACAATCGGATCATGTATCGCAAGCACAACTATTAA
- a CDS encoding retention module-containing protein, which yields MATTNETTTYVITQINGDAYYINAQGEQVPLTEGMKLSGGTLVVTEQEASLQITGENYSQTLEQSSVFSLPMTFEEGLSAEALSAEDVDLAALQQAILDGTDPTEAFEAAAAGEGGPAGSENAGGVTIERSGGETLAEAGFDTDGPGAGPDQAPDDTTAPFIPSFVPTFTLTGSTVDEGEFSLMTISLDAATDEPLTFIMEIGAAGDSAQDALDYLSTQLEFFDTTSGTWQPLSGVVSLDLTSDPVTLPAGQTDLQLRLPTLSDELIEDLEEFTITANIDTGATVNTTATALSFINDLTVGPEVSLLGPEFVGESDGEAVYTVQLDKPINLDVEVELTYLAGSATGGGVDYLEGATLVLVPAGVTSVELPVSIIDDALTEDDEDFTVTITNVSGAEATIAADNSVTTTILDDEGEDLDGPFVTISGPSEIYESATQQFGDEFEEFIEQGEGHFATYTISLSQVSAQDVVVDLAYLPGTATGGGIDYLEGLTQVTIPAGQLSTEVQVAIIDDALTEEDETYTVQLTATTGGESRLGAADSVETTIIDDEGDDKDGPFVTISGPSEIYESATQQFGDEFEEFIEQGEGHFATYTISLSQVSAQDVVVDLAYLPGTATGGGIDYLEGLTQVTIPAGQLSTEVQVAIIDDALTEEDETYTVQLTATTGGESRLGAADSVETTIIDDEGDDKDGPFVTISGPSEIYESADLRGDDFEQTREFEGEGHFATYTISLSQVSAQDVVVDLAYLPGTATGGGIDYLEGLTQVTIPAGQLSTEVQVAIIDDALTEEDETYTVQLTATTGGESRLGAADSVETTIIDDEGDDKDGPFVTISGPSEIYESADQSGDDFEQARELEGEGHFATYTISLSQISAQDVVVDLAYLPGTATGGGVDYLEGLTQITIPAGQLSTEVQVAIIDDALTEEDETYTVQLTATTGGESRLGAADSVETTIIDDEGDDKDGPFVTISGPSEIYESAEQPGDDVVRLTEQPEGHFATYTISLSQVSAQDVVVDLSYLPGTATGGGIDYLEGLTQVTIPAGQLSTEVQVAIIDDALTEEDETYTVQLTSTTGGESRLGAADSVETTIIDDEGDDKDGPFVTISGPSEIYESGGGQTQIDPPGLVGDDFVPQVTEQPEGHFATYTISLSQVSAQDVVVDLAYLPGTATGGGVDYLEGVTQVTIPAGQLSTEVQVAIIDDALTEEDETYTVQLTSTTGGESRLGAADSVETTIIDDEGDDKDGPFVTISGPSEIYESAEQLGDDFVKFTEQPEGHFATYTISLSQVSAQDVVVDLSYLPGTATGGGVDYLEGVTQVTIPAGQLSTEVQVAIIDDALTEDDETYTVQLTATTGGESRLGAADSVETTIIDDEGDDKDGPLVTISGPSEIYESAEQQGDDVVRLTVQPEGHFATYTISLSQVSAQDVVVDLAYLPGTATGGGVDYLEGVTQVTISAGQLSTEVQVAIIDDALTEEDETYTVQLTATTGGESRLGAADSVETTIIDDEGDDKDGPLVTISGPSEIYESAEQQGDDVVRLTVQPEGHFATYTISLSQVSAQDVVVDLAYLPGTATGGGVDYLEGVTQVTIPAGQLSTEVQVAIIDDALTEEDETYTVQLTSTTGGESRLGAADSVETTIIDDEGDDKDGPFVNLRGPAEIGESDGNAIYTVSLTEASEQDITVTLGYLPGTALGAGVDYSEGVAQVTIAAGQLSTEVTVAINDDALTEEDETFTVQLTSTEGGESRLGFNTSVETTILDDEGEEKDGPFVNIRGPEEIGESDGPAIYTVSLTETSEQDITVSLGYLPGTAQGAGVDYSEGVPQVTIPAGQLSAEVSVAIIDDALSEKNEDYTVELTGTFGGESRLGQQTSVETTILDDKGRDKDGPRVKLFGPEEVGESDGEAVYTVQLTKVSEQDITVKLKYIEGTAEGSGVDYSEGDLQVTIPAGQLSAEVSVPITDDALSEDDETFTVKLKSTSGGESRLGNPKAVETTILDDEGEEKDGPFVTLSGPAEVQEPGFAQEDDKGEDEPTLATYTISLSQVSEQDIVVSLAYQPGSATGDGVDYQEGVTQVTIPAGQLSAEVTVEILPDQLIEGDETYTVQLTATQGGESRLGAQTEVETTIIDHNLPPEANPDEGRLEYNDGEMFWNGFKYSHGWKGKLGALDLEENETTTHTSNNSIKDIAITADGSIYGIGHGTLYTLDEAGVVLDTQSLSFSSSKWSALGDVSDDTLLAMKSNSSHLYQIDIATGAISDLGRIKFNGSGICHVGDLVVADSVLYVAAYKAIYSIDLNDLSVVSKFYQGTGSGWEYRGLAIDDDGHLLALTSKELVHEFDFEGGSPVVHDVHNTIELGRYGSVHGAAWNPEVGDTEINGNVLDNDSDPNGDAIRVVAVDGDSGVVGGTLAGEYGTLQLNADGSYTYELDTDHELVRNGDHYLHEQFDYTITDEHGLTASSTLDIHINQGDYDIVFKGQDAGYVNVLGTYNLDEQGNIINVEIIMEASKDYRGLEAPDRGDILASYDVSNKVGMFILANGAKNHGEIDPEDIEFTLGEDGTYTATVNGDEQAVYFTDSSFNVDGKDHFQFEVHEDGTGSLAIATEDLPELGDNDFNDIFLEFRPTSQGIELDPDDFQDDTSEVSTINILRGAEGEEDEFVIPSFDLEEDEVVIHRIEDFEEEDVVDLSELLDNVAEEEIGDYLELSFSEDEDGPASIIQVWTNGDDTETPQTVVLEGVDLRDDYPGLSESEILQQMIDDERLILDSDI from the coding sequence ATGGCCACTACAAACGAAACCACGACCTATGTCATTACTCAGATAAACGGTGATGCATATTATATTAACGCTCAGGGCGAACAGGTTCCCTTGACCGAAGGTATGAAGCTGAGTGGTGGAACCCTGGTTGTGACTGAGCAGGAAGCTTCGTTGCAGATTACCGGAGAAAACTATTCTCAAACTCTGGAACAAAGCAGTGTATTTTCTCTACCTATGACTTTTGAAGAGGGGCTGAGTGCGGAAGCGCTGAGTGCAGAGGATGTTGATCTTGCTGCATTACAGCAGGCTATTTTAGATGGTACCGACCCAACCGAAGCATTTGAAGCGGCGGCTGCGGGTGAAGGGGGACCAGCAGGAAGTGAGAATGCCGGAGGAGTTACCATTGAAAGATCTGGTGGAGAAACTTTAGCTGAGGCTGGGTTTGATACAGATGGACCAGGTGCAGGTCCGGATCAAGCACCTGATGACACAACTGCGCCTTTTATCCCGTCCTTTGTCCCAACATTTACTCTCACCGGAAGTACAGTTGATGAAGGTGAATTTAGTTTAATGACTATCTCCTTAGATGCTGCAACGGATGAGCCTCTTACCTTCATTATGGAAATTGGTGCCGCCGGTGACTCAGCCCAGGATGCTCTGGATTACCTTTCAACCCAGCTTGAATTTTTTGATACAACTTCCGGTACCTGGCAGCCTTTGTCTGGCGTTGTCTCCCTTGATCTGACTTCTGATCCTGTAACCCTACCCGCTGGCCAAACAGACCTTCAATTGCGGCTACCAACGCTCAGTGATGAACTGATCGAGGATCTGGAAGAGTTTACGATAACTGCAAATATAGATACCGGTGCAACGGTAAATACAACAGCTACAGCGCTTAGCTTTATTAATGATCTGACCGTAGGCCCTGAAGTATCACTGCTCGGGCCTGAATTTGTTGGTGAGTCTGACGGTGAGGCTGTGTATACCGTTCAACTGGATAAACCAATTAATCTGGATGTGGAAGTTGAATTAACTTATCTGGCGGGTTCAGCTACGGGTGGAGGGGTGGATTACCTGGAAGGTGCCACTCTGGTCTTAGTTCCAGCCGGAGTTACCAGTGTTGAGCTTCCTGTTTCCATTATTGATGATGCGCTTACTGAAGATGATGAAGATTTTACGGTGACTATCACTAATGTTTCCGGAGCTGAGGCTACGATAGCGGCGGATAACAGTGTAACCACAACTATCCTGGATGATGAAGGTGAGGATCTTGATGGTCCCTTTGTCACCATCTCAGGTCCTTCAGAGATCTACGAGAGTGCAACACAGCAGTTTGGTGATGAGTTTGAGGAGTTCATTGAACAGGGTGAAGGGCACTTTGCAACCTACACCATCAGCCTGTCTCAGGTTTCTGCTCAGGATGTGGTGGTTGATCTGGCTTATCTGCCCGGCACAGCAACCGGTGGCGGTATCGATTACCTGGAAGGTTTGACTCAGGTCACGATTCCGGCAGGTCAACTCAGCACCGAGGTTCAGGTGGCTATCATTGATGATGCGCTGACCGAAGAAGATGAGACCTATACCGTCCAGCTCACCGCAACTACGGGTGGAGAATCCCGCCTGGGCGCAGCTGACAGCGTTGAAACCACCATCATCGATGATGAGGGTGATGATAAAGATGGTCCATTTGTCACCATCTCCGGTCCATCAGAGATCTACGAGAGTGCAACACAGCAGTTTGGTGATGAATTTGAGGAGTTCATTGAACAGGGTGAAGGGCACTTTGCAACCTACACCATCAGCCTGTCTCAGGTTTCTGCTCAGGATGTGGTGGTTGATCTGGCTTATCTGCCTGGTACGGCAACCGGTGGCGGTATCGATTACCTGGAAGGTTTGACTCAGGTCACGATTCCGGCAGGTCAACTCAGCACCGAGGTTCAGGTGGCTATCATTGATGATGCCCTGACCGAAGAAGATGAGACCTATACCGTCCAGCTCACCGCAACTACGGGTGGAGAATCCCGCCTGGGCGCAGCTGACAGCGTTGAAACCACCATCATCGATGATGAGGGTGATGATAAAGATGGTCCATTTGTCACCATTTCAGGTCCATCAGAGATCTATGAGAGTGCCGACCTGCGTGGAGATGATTTTGAGCAGACCCGCGAATTTGAGGGGGAAGGGCACTTTGCAACTTACACCATCAGCCTGTCTCAGGTGTCAGCTCAGGATGTGGTGGTTGATCTGGCCTATCTGCCTGGTACGGCAACCGGTGGCGGTATCGATTACCTGGAAGGTTTGACTCAGGTCACGATTCCGGCAGGTCAACTCAGCACCGAGGTTCAGGTGGCTATCATTGATGATGCCCTGACCGAAGAAGATGAGACCTATACCGTCCAGCTCACCGCAACTACGGGTGGAGAATCCCGCCTGGGCGCAGCTGACAGCGTTGAAACCACCATCATCGATGATGAGGGTGATGATAAGGATGGTCCATTTGTCACCATCTCCGGTCCATCAGAGATCTACGAGAGTGCCGACCAGAGTGGGGATGATTTTGAGCAGGCCCGTGAATTGGAGGGGGAAGGGCACTTTGCAACCTATACCATCAGCCTGTCTCAGATTTCTGCTCAGGATGTGGTGGTTGATCTGGCCTATCTGCCCGGCACAGCAACCGGTGGCGGTGTGGATTACCTGGAAGGTTTGACTCAGATTACCATTCCTGCCGGTCAACTCAGCACCGAGGTTCAGGTGGCTATTATTGATGATGCTCTGACCGAGGAGGATGAGACCTATACCGTCCAGCTCACCGCAACTACAGGTGGAGAATCCCGCCTGGGAGCGGCCGATAGCGTTGAAACCACCATCATTGATGATGAGGGTGATGATAAAGATGGCCCATTTGTCACCATCTCAGGTCCTTCCGAGATCTATGAGAGTGCAGAGCAACCCGGTGATGATGTTGTAAGACTCACTGAGCAGCCTGAAGGGCATTTCGCAACTTACACCATCAGCCTGTCTCAGGTTTCAGCTCAGGATGTAGTGGTTGATCTGAGTTATCTGCCCGGCACTGCAACCGGTGGTGGTATCGATTACCTAGAAGGTTTGACTCAGGTAACGATTCCGGCAGGTCAGCTTAGCACCGAGGTGCAGGTTGCCATCATTGATGATGCCCTGACCGAGGAGGATGAAACCTATACCGTTCAACTCACCTCAACCACGGGTGGAGAGTCCCGCCTGGGAGCGGCCGATAGTGTTGAAACCACCATCATCGATGATGAGGGTGATGATAAGGATGGTCCATTTGTCACCATCTCTGGTCCTTCCGAGATCTATGAGAGTGGAGGGGGGCAGACCCAGATCGATCCCCCTGGTTTGGTTGGTGATGACTTTGTACCACAGGTGACTGAGCAGCCTGAAGGGCACTTTGCGACCTATACCATCAGCCTGTCTCAGGTTTCTGCTCAGGATGTGGTGGTTGATCTGGCCTATCTGCCTGGTACAGCAACCGGTGGCGGTGTGGATTACTTAGAAGGCGTCACTCAAGTGACCATTCCGGCAGGGCAGCTTAGCACCGAGGTGCAGGTTGCCATCATTGATGATGCCCTGACCGAGGAGGATGAAACCTATACCGTTCAACTCACCTCAACCACGGGTGGAGAGTCCCGCCTGGGAGCGGCCGATAGCGTTGAAACCACCATCATCGATGATGAGGGTGATGATAAGGATGGTCCATTTGTCACCATCTCTGGTCCTTCCGAGATCTATGAGAGCGCAGAGCAGCTTGGTGATGACTTTGTGAAATTTACAGAGCAGCCTGAAGGTCACTTTGCAACTTACACTATCAGCCTGTCTCAGGTTTCGGCTCAGGATGTAGTGGTTGATCTGAGTTATCTGCCTGGTACAGCAACCGGTGGCGGTGTGGATTACTTAGAAGGCGTCACTCAAGTGACCATTCCTGCCGGGCAACTTAGCACCGAGGTTCAGGTTGCCATCATTGATGATGCCCTGACCGAGGATGATGAAACCTATACCGTTCAACTCACCGCAACCACGGGCGGTGAATCTCGCCTGGGCGCGGCCGATAGCGTTGAAACCACTATCATTGATGATGAGGGGGATGATAAGGATGGTCCACTTGTCACCATCTCTGGTCCATCAGAGATCTACGAGAGTGCAGAGCAGCAAGGTGATGATGTTGTAAGGCTCACTGTTCAGCCTGAAGGTCACTTTGCAACTTACACCATCAGCCTATCTCAGGTGTCAGCTCAGGATGTGGTGGTTGATCTGGCCTATCTGCCTGGTACAGCAACCGGTGGCGGTGTGGATTACTTAGAAGGCGTCACTCAGGTGACCATTTCTGCCGGGCAACTTAGCACCGAGGTTCAGGTTGCCATCATTGATGATGCACTGACCGAGGAGGATGAGACCTATACCGTCCAGCTCACCGCAACTACGGGTGGAGAATCCCGCCTGGGCGCTGCTGACAGCGTTGAAACCACCATCATCGATGATGAGGGTGATGATAAGGATGGTCCACTTGTCACCATCTCCGGTCCATCAGAGATCTATGAGAGTGCTGAGCAGCAAGGTGATGATGTTGTAAGGCTCACTGTTCAGCCTGAAGGTCACTTTGCAACTTATACCATAAGCCTGTCTCAGGTTTCGGCTCAGGATGTAGTGGTTGATCTGGCCTATCTGCCTGGTACGGCAACCGGTGGTGGTGTGGATTACTTAGAAGGCGTCACTCAGGTGACCATTCCCGCAGGCCAACTCAGCACCGAGGTGCAGGTTGCAATCATCGACGATGCCCTGACCGAGGAGGATGAAACCTATACCGTTCAGCTCACCTCAACCACGGGCGGTGAATCTCGCCTGGGAGCGGCCGATAGCGTTGAAACCACCATCATCGATGATGAGGGTGATGATAAGGATGGTCCATTTGTGAATCTGCGTGGCCCGGCCGAGATTGGTGAGTCAGACGGTAATGCGATCTACACCGTGAGCCTGACGGAGGCTTCTGAGCAGGATATCACTGTAACCCTGGGTTATCTGCCTGGTACTGCGCTTGGCGCAGGTGTTGACTACTCAGAGGGGGTAGCACAGGTCACCATTGCCGCAGGTCAGCTATCCACTGAGGTTACGGTTGCCATTAATGACGATGCTCTGACTGAGGAGGATGAAACCTTCACCGTTCAGTTAACTTCGACTGAAGGCGGTGAGTCTCGCCTTGGTTTCAATACTAGCGTGGAAACCACCATTCTTGATGATGAAGGTGAAGAGAAGGATGGTCCATTTGTTAATATCAGAGGACCAGAAGAGATTGGTGAGTCTGATGGCCCGGCAATCTATACCGTCTCACTAACTGAGACATCTGAGCAGGATATTACAGTTAGCCTTGGCTATCTGCCTGGAACTGCACAGGGGGCCGGGGTCGATTATTCAGAGGGGGTTCCTCAGGTGACAATTCCAGCCGGGCAGCTTAGTGCCGAGGTGAGTGTTGCCATTATTGATGATGCTCTGTCTGAAAAAAATGAGGATTATACAGTTGAATTAACTGGTACCTTTGGTGGAGAGAGCCGGCTTGGGCAGCAAACCAGTGTTGAGACCACCATTCTTGATGATAAAGGTCGGGATAAAGATGGTCCAAGAGTGAAGCTGTTTGGTCCCGAAGAGGTTGGAGAGTCCGATGGTGAAGCTGTCTATACCGTACAGCTAACTAAGGTGTCTGAGCAGGATATAACCGTCAAGCTTAAGTACATTGAGGGTACAGCAGAAGGTTCTGGTGTGGATTACTCTGAAGGTGATCTGCAGGTCACAATTCCCGCCGGTCAGCTCAGCGCCGAAGTGAGCGTACCTATTACTGATGATGCACTGAGCGAAGATGATGAAACCTTTACCGTCAAGCTCAAGAGTACCTCGGGTGGTGAGTCTCGTCTTGGTAATCCAAAGGCGGTTGAAACTACTATTTTGGACGATGAGGGTGAAGAGAAAGATGGCCCATTCGTAACCCTGTCCGGACCTGCAGAGGTTCAAGAGCCTGGGTTTGCCCAGGAAGATGATAAGGGTGAAGATGAGCCAACATTGGCAACCTATACCATCAGTCTGTCCCAGGTTTCCGAGCAAGATATAGTAGTCAGTCTTGCATACCAGCCTGGCAGTGCTACCGGTGATGGTGTGGATTATCAGGAAGGGGTCACTCAGGTGACTATCCCTGCAGGTCAGCTCTCAGCGGAGGTAACAGTAGAGATCTTGCCTGATCAACTGATCGAAGGTGACGAGACCTACACAGTCCAGTTAACCGCAACCCAGGGAGGAGAATCACGCCTTGGAGCTCAAACCGAGGTTGAAACAACCATTATCGACCATAACCTGCCTCCTGAAGCCAATCCTGATGAGGGCCGACTGGAGTATAACGATGGCGAGATGTTCTGGAATGGATTCAAGTATAGCCATGGGTGGAAAGGCAAGCTTGGAGCACTGGATCTTGAAGAGAATGAGACAACCACACATACCAGTAACAACTCAATCAAAGATATAGCTATTACTGCTGACGGTTCTATCTATGGCATCGGTCACGGTACGCTCTATACATTGGATGAGGCGGGTGTGGTTCTGGATACTCAGAGCCTGTCATTCTCAAGCTCTAAGTGGTCAGCTCTGGGTGATGTTTCTGATGATACCTTGCTGGCGATGAAGTCTAACTCAAGTCACCTCTATCAGATAGATATTGCAACAGGAGCGATTAGTGATCTGGGTCGTATTAAGTTTAATGGCTCTGGAATCTGCCATGTGGGGGATTTGGTTGTAGCCGATTCGGTGCTCTATGTCGCAGCTTACAAGGCTATTTATAGCATTGATCTTAATGACCTCAGTGTTGTCAGTAAGTTCTATCAGGGTACTGGTTCCGGTTGGGAATACCGAGGACTTGCAATTGATGATGATGGCCACCTGTTAGCTCTGACCAGTAAAGAGCTAGTCCATGAGTTTGACTTTGAAGGAGGCTCTCCGGTTGTCCACGATGTGCATAATACTATTGAGCTAGGCCGGTACGGTAGTGTGCATGGTGCAGCCTGGAATCCGGAAGTCGGTGATACCGAGATAAATGGCAACGTTTTGGATAATGATAGTGATCCAAATGGTGATGCAATCCGTGTTGTTGCCGTGGACGGTGACTCAGGAGTCGTAGGAGGCACATTGGCCGGTGAATATGGAACTCTGCAACTCAATGCTGATGGTAGCTACACCTATGAGCTCGATACCGATCATGAGCTGGTACGAAATGGTGATCACTATCTGCATGAGCAGTTTGATTACACCATTACCGATGAGCATGGGCTGACTGCCAGCTCAACCCTGGATATCCATATCAACCAGGGGGACTACGATATTGTCTTCAAAGGACAGGATGCAGGTTATGTGAATGTTCTCGGAACCTATAATCTGGATGAGCAGGGCAATATCATCAATGTTGAGATTATCATGGAGGCATCCAAAGATTACCGTGGTCTCGAAGCTCCGGATAGAGGTGACATATTGGCTTCCTATGATGTGAGCAATAAGGTTGGTATGTTCATCCTGGCCAATGGTGCCAAGAACCATGGTGAGATCGATCCCGAGGATATTGAGTTTACCCTGGGTGAAGATGGAACCTATACAGCCACAGTCAACGGTGATGAGCAGGCAGTCTATTTCACTGACAGTTCATTCAACGTCGATGGCAAAGATCACTTCCAGTTTGAAGTGCATGAAGATGGAACTGGGTCACTGGCAATTGCAACTGAGGACCTTCCTGAGCTGGGAGATAATGACTTCAATGATATCTTCCTTGAATTCAGACCAACCAGTCAGGGTATTGAGTTAGATCCGGATGACTTCCAGGATGATACATCTGAGGTTTCAACAATTAATATCCTGAGAGGCGCTGAAGGTGAGGAGGATGAGTTTGTTATTCCATCGTTCGACCTGGAGGAGGACGAGGTCGTTATCCATCGCATTGAAGATTTTGAAGAGGAAGATGTGGTGGATCTGAGTGAGCTACTGGATAACGTTGCCGAAGAGGAAATTGGTGACTATCTTGAGCTGAGTTTCAGTGAGGATGAGGATGGGCCTGCGAGCATTATTCAGGTCTGGACCAATGGTGATGATACCGAGACACCTCAAACCGTGGTGCTGGAGGGCGTTGATCTCAGAGATGATTATCCAGGTCTAAGTGAGAGTGAGATCTTACAGCAGATGATAGATGATGAGCGACTCATTCTGGATAGTGATATCTAA